A region of the Apium graveolens cultivar Ventura chromosome 6, ASM990537v1, whole genome shotgun sequence genome:
TCATGTTACTACAAGGCGCGCCCTTTGATATTTAGAGAATATTTATTTAGCACATTTGTGGGTGTTTTTCTTTTTATGCGATCTCGAAGTTGTCCCATATCATTGAGATCTATATACTCCTTTCTCGTAGCATTTAGAAATGAGGGCGCGCCTTATTTCTTTTGCAAATAATTACTTTTTCTTATTAGCGATTCCCTTGCGATAATTTACTTAAGTGCCAGCCCAAAGGCGCGCCTTAATCTGGAGGACTTTCCCCTTAGCTTATTTGACTAGCCATATACTTTTATTCCTTCGTCGTCATTTTTTTAGGCGCGTCCTTTCATGTATGCATACTATGTTATCTTGATTATGAAGTAACAATTTATTCGATAGGGCGCTCCTGAACATAGGGCGCACCTCTGGTAAAAAAATTTCATGCCAAGCAAATAAAGCAATTTGAAGTAACTTTTTTCTTTTATTGATAATGCGCTCTATTGTATAAATtacaccagtcccatggctactatgctctatggggtaattatttgaaaattttcttctttCTGCTAGTTCCAAGGTTTGCAGtcacatgtactaccccctaggctGGGAGGAATTTATTTTCTACTAGTCTATTACATATGAATTAAGCATGAAAATAAGGGGGACACAGCCacaccctactgataatacttcCGTAAATGTTCCGCATTCCACGCTCGAGGAATAAGTTTACCATCCAGATCTTCCCAGCGATAGGTTTCCTTCCATAGTATAGCTTTGACcttgtacggtccttcccaattagctccgAGCACCCCGTGCTGAGCTATCTTAGTGTTAGGCATAACCTTTCGCAACACGAGATCCCCAACCTTGAACGACACGGATTTTACCTTTTTATTAAAATACCTTACGATTCTCTGCTGATATGCAGAAATCTTTAATTTAGAGTTCGTTCGGGCTTCGTCTAACAAATCCAAGTGAAGCCTCTGGTTAACTTCTGCATCTTCCTCAACAAACACGTCTCTCCGGAGGGATCCAGCTCCTACCTCCATGGGAACCATGGCCTCATACCCATAAGTTAGCAGAATTGGGGTTTCCCCTGTAGTCGATCTAGGAGTCGTATTGTAAGACCAGAGGGCTATGGGCATCTCCTCTGGCCAATCTCCTTTTTCTCTTCCAACTTTTCCTTCAAGGTATGTTTTATAATTTTGTTTATAGCCTCCATCTGACCATTACTTTGTGGATGATAAACTGCGGCAAAGTCCTTTTTGATTTTCAAGTCCTCACAAAGCTTCCTTAACTCT
Encoded here:
- the LOC141664734 gene encoding uncharacterized protein LOC141664734, whose amino-acid sequence is MVPMEVGAGSLRRDVFVEEDAEVNQRLHLDLLDEARTNSKLKISAYQQRIVRYFNKKVKSVSFKVGDLVLRKVMPNTKIAQHGVLGANWEGPYKVKAILWKETYRWEDLDGKLIPRAWNAEHLRKYYQ